DNA from Onthophagus taurus isolate NC chromosome 2, IU_Otau_3.0, whole genome shotgun sequence:
ACCATTTTTCCCAATTTGAAATGTCCTTTTGACACTGACAGACTGGCCACGTTGGTTTTGAAAGGTTAAAAATAGGATACGTTCATGAAATATTTGTTGCTAAATACTTTCAATATATTGTTACTATggtaattaataagaaaattaatttggtgataacttatattttatgatatattattattaaataatgaaaattacttaaataaattaaatttatcctAAATTAATTGGGTTGGTATCGtaagttggtaataaaaaatttactgtCCACCATCATTTTTGTAACTAAGTGCGCAGTCGCCAGTTGCATAACATCTTTTAGAAAATTCCAATAATTATACAAGAAAACGATCAAAATGATTAAACCAGTAAATATACCAAAATTAGTTAAAGCAACAAGCCATATAGTAGCATCGACGATAACTCCAGCATCAGCAGCGGCTGTTTTGCCTAAACGAGAAGTTACCAAAACCCCTATAACTTTGTTAACCAGTTACTCCTTGTCCCAAAGTTTACCAACAGGCAATGTTTCCATCAGATCAGGCCCAGGGGTTACAACCCAAGTAAGATTTGCACACACTGATGCTGTTGCATGTCCAGATTTTTCAGAGTATAGACGTGATAGCACTAAGAACCCCAATGTTAAGTCTGCGCAATCTGAAGAAGTTCGTAAGAATTTTACTTACATGATTGTTGGGGGAACATCAGTAGCAGCTGCCTATGCATCTAAAGCTGTTGTTACTCAATTTATTAGCACCATGGCTGCTTCTGCTGATGTATTAGCTTTGGCTAAAATTGAGATTAAATTAGCTGATATTCCTGAGGGAAAATCTGTTACCTTTAAATGGAGAGGTatgtttatttctaaattttgttttttttattaatttttaatttttgttaggTAAACCATTATTTATTAGACATAGAACAGCTGATGAAATTGCCCAAGAAAGATCAGTGCAAGTAGGAACATTAAGAGATCCACAACACGACCACGAAAGAACCATTCGTCCTGAATGGTTGGTTGTTTTGGGAGTATGCACTCATTTGGGTTGTGTCCCAATTGCTAATGCTGGCGACTTCGGCGGTTATTATTGTCCATGCCATGGTTCCCATTATGACGCGTCTGGTCGTATTAGGAAAGGACCAGCTCCTCTTAATCTGGAGGTTCCTACACATGTATACCCAGATGATTCAACTCTTGTAGTTGGTTAATAATGTAGTAAATGGGAGTTAAATCAATGTGTACTATATTTATTTCGTAAAAT
Protein-coding regions in this window:
- the RFeS gene encoding cytochrome b-c1 complex subunit Rieske, mitochondrial, which gives rise to MIKPVNIPKLVKATSHIVASTITPASAAAVLPKREVTKTPITLLTSYSLSQSLPTGNVSIRSGPGVTTQVRFAHTDAVACPDFSEYRRDSTKNPNVKSAQSEEVRKNFTYMIVGGTSVAAAYASKAVVTQFISTMAASADVLALAKIEIKLADIPEGKSVTFKWRGKPLFIRHRTADEIAQERSVQVGTLRDPQHDHERTIRPEWLVVLGVCTHLGCVPIANAGDFGGYYCPCHGSHYDASGRIRKGPAPLNLEVPTHVYPDDSTLVVG